The sequence below is a genomic window from Oceanivirga salmonicida.
GTAAATACAAAAGGTGCAAATGTATCTCCATCAGCACTAATAATTGCTGATAATGTAAATGTCATAAATAAAAATGGAAACCCTAATGAACATATTCTTAAAAATTTAATTGCTGAAACTAAATAATCTGGCTCAGATACTCCCACTAACATTATTAATTCTTTTGTAAATATTAATGAAATTAATAAACATAATATAGAAAAAATAGTAGTTAATATTATTGCTATTCTAGCATATGCCCTTGCATGCTTATATATTTTTGCACCT
It includes:
- a CDS encoding MATE family efflux transporter encodes the protein GAKIYKHARAYARIAIILTTIFSILCLLISLIFTKELIMLVGVSEPDYLVSAIKFLRICSLGFPFLFMTFTLSAIISADGDTFAPFVFT